A genomic region of Cannabis sativa cultivar Pink pepper isolate KNU-18-1 chromosome 1, ASM2916894v1, whole genome shotgun sequence contains the following coding sequences:
- the LOC115704614 gene encoding subtilisin-like protease SBT2.4, whose product MKETKIETLLLHLKMIEMISSCSSILKVLFILVIITACIAEERALFMVMMEGDPVAFHDQRSHTHKHNPNSEVSKAHAKRLVESHDQLLMETLESGSYSKLYSFKHVLNGFAIHTTPSQASKLKYAKGVKIVEKDRGAKMMTTYTPEFLGLPQRVWTEEGGERNAGDGIVIGFVDTGIDPTHPSFAFDPLNPFISNISSHFSGACESGPRFPPTSCNGKIVSARFFSAGAQAAATLNTSIDFLSPFDALGHGSHVASTAGGNAGVPVVVNGFFYGRASGMAPRARISVYKAVYPTVATLTDVVSAIDQAVVDGVDILTLSVGPDEAPEDTITFLNIFDIAILYARRAGVFVVQAAGNKGPGPSTVVSFSPWAVGVAAASTDRTYPGSLLLGNGQKIGGVGLSGPSFGDGFFLHKLVLAKDAVKTDGSFPKTVPYIDECQYPEAFDPNIVKGSIVICTFSEGFFNGTSTVTAVTNTAKALGFSGFLLVANPTYGDFVAEPIPFDVSGILIPYVADVQVILHYYEERTHRDEKNIVRRFGAKALIGEGRVAYFKDQEPTVSRFSSRGPDIIDANRNLADVLKPDIVAPGHQIWAAWSPMSVLEPTLAGFSFALLSGTSMATPHVAGVAALIKQLNPSWTPSMIASAIATTATKYDENNGRIIMAEGYGIGSLYPSTAFEFGSGLVSPKRALDPGLVFSSGYEDYIAFLCSLPGMDPATIKNATGESCNGSLTHPDNLNLPSITISALNGSRSVHRTVKNVQRKPETYLCAVLPPNGTAVSVHPPWFTIASEGSQELDVEFNVTKAMDDFSFGEIVLTGSLNHIIRIPISVYPIKV is encoded by the exons TGAGGTTTCGAAGGCCCATGCAAAGAGATTGGTTGAATCCCACGACCAACTTTTAATGGAAACTTTAGAGAGTGGAAGCTACAGCAAGCTTTACAGCTTCAAGCACGTACTTAATGGCTTTGCTATTCATACCACCCCTTCTCAG GCTTCAAAACTGAAATATGCTAAAGGAGTGAAAATAGTAGAGAAAGATAGAGGAGCGAAAATGATGACAACATACACCCCTGAATTTCTAGGACTACCTCAAAGAGTTTGGACAGAGGAAGGAGGAGAAAGAAACGCTGGTGATGGAATTGTGATTGGTTTTGTAGACACGGGCATTGACCCAACACACCCAAGCTTTGCTTTTGATCCTCTTAACCCTTttatctcaaatatttcttctcATTTTTCTGGTGCTTGTGAGTCTGGTCCTCGGTTCCCTCCCACTTCATGCAATGGTAAAATAGTCTCTGCTAGATTCTTCTCAGCTGGGGCTCAAGCGGCTGCCACTCTTAACACTTCTATTGATTTTCTTTCACCTTTCGATGCACTTGGACACGGCAG TCATGTGGCATCGACGGCGGGTGGAAATGCTGGAGTTCCAGTGGTTGTAAATGGCTTCTTTTATGGACGAGCCAGTGGGATGGCACCTCGTGCTCG AATATCTGTATACAAAGCTGTGTATCCAACCGTAGCAACTTTAACGGACGTGGTTTCAGCCATTGATCAA GCCGTAGTAGATGGAGTGGACATCCTAACACTATCGGTTGGACCAGATGAAGCGCCAGAAGATACAATCACGTTTCTAAACATATTTGATATTGCCATACTTTATGCCCGAAGAGCTGGGGTTTTTGTGGTCCAAGCAGCAGGTAACAAAGGCCCAGGCCCTTCCACTGTAGTCTCATTCAGCCCCTGGGCCGTAGGAGTAGCCGCAGCCAGCACAGATAGAACCTACCCTGGTTCTCTTCTTCTTGGCAATGGCCAAAAAATTGGAGGGGTTGGGTTGTCAG GACCATCTTTTGGTGATGGGTTTTTCTTACACAAGCTGGTATTGGCAAAGGATGCTGTGAAGACAGATGGGTCATTTCCCAAAACGGTGCCTTATATTGATGAGTGTCAATATCCTGAAGCTTTTGATCCAAATATAGTGAAAGGTAGTATTGTGATATGTACATTCTCAGAGGGGTTCTTCAATGGGACCTCTACTGTTACTGCCGTCACCAACACGGCAAAAGCTTTAGGATTTTCAGGTTTTCTTCTCGTAGCGAATCCAACATACGGTGATTTCGTTGCTGAGCCTATACCCTTTGACGTTTCTGGCATTTTGATCCCATATGTAGCTGATGTTCAG GTTATATTGCACTACTATGAAGAAAGGACACATAGGGACGAGAAAAATATTGTAAGGAGATTTGGGGCAAAAGCCTTAATAGGGGAAGGAAGAGTTGCTTACTTCAAAGACCAGGAACCCACTGTTAGCAGATTCTCTTCAAGAGGACCTgatattattgatgcaaatagAAACTTAGCCGATGTTTTAAAGCCTGATATTGTAGCCCCTGGCCACCAAATTTGGGCAGCGTGGAGCCCCATGAGTGTCTTGGAACCAACACTAGCGG GATTCAGCTTTGCACTATTATCTGGTACAAGCATGGCGACCCCGCATGTTGCTGGAGTAGCAGCACTTATAAAGCAGCTTAATCCTTCATGGACACCATCCATGATTGCATCCGCCATTGCCACAACGGCCACTAAGTACGATGAAAACAATGGAAGGATTATAATGGCTGAAGGATACGGTATTGGCAGTTTGTATCCCTCCACTGCTTTCGAGTTTGGTTCTGGCCTAGTCTCGCCTAAGCGAGCCTTAGATCCTGGCCTGGTATTTTCTTCAG GGTATGAAGATTACATTGCTTTCTTGTGCTCATTGCCCGGAATGGATCCAGCCACAATAAAAAATGCCACTGGAGAAAGCTGCAATGGCTCGCTCACTCACCCAGACAATCTGAACCTGCCTTCAATAACAATTTCAGCATTGAATGGATCTCGATCAGTTCATCGAACTGTCAAGAATGTACAAAGAAAGCCAGAGACTTACCTCTGCGCTGTGTTGCCTCCTAATGGGACTGCAGTAAGCGTGCATCCACCTTGGTTTACTATAGCTTCCGAAGGAAGCCAAGAGTTAGATGTTGAATTTAATGTGACCAAAGCAATGGATGACTTCAGCTTTGGTGAAATTGTTCTGACTGGGAGTTTAAATCATATTATAAGGATACCAATATCAGTTTATCCTATTAAAGTATAG
- the LOC115707695 gene encoding O-fucosyltransferase 2, protein MAFTGGDSTLPHQDREEELSEPNTSLSSFINSRLNSSTPRSRQSSPANSPRPGPSRFSFADRSCDSKYDSSFHGFNIFGCLLDQKKQKPRQQRARRKVGKVWYGMKRVKGIVILIFLLGLFLLVDWIMLSRLQNHGIHPKARSSTNSASVSARKGWKKFGKGKSAHKGIYGRMLALAAHALAEGQNKPEPKDLWLEPFIPASSWKPCADQRNWEPNEGKNGYILVTANGGMNQQRVAVCNAVVLARLLNATLVVPKFLYSSVWKDVSQFRDIYQEEHFINYLSQDIRIVKELPKELGSLDLKSIGSIITDEDIRKEAKPSFYLKNVLPILLKNGVVHFLGFGNRLAFDPIPFQLQRLRCRCNFHALQFAPKIQETGALILQRLRHHESHPGGPLDHYLVGSYAEAFKRQNQSHPKKASRYLALHLRFEIDMVAHSLCEFGGGEEERKELEAYREIHFPALTLLKKTTKLPSPQELRSEGLCPLTPEESILMLAALGFNRKTRIFVAGSQIYGGRSRLIALTNLYPKLVTKENLLSPTELEPFANFSSQLAALDYIGCAAADAFAMTDSGSQLSSLVSGFRIYYGGGKMATIRPNKRRLASIFTKNSTIEWRIFEQRVRKAVRQTKHVQTRPKGRSVYRYPRCKECMCRTE, encoded by the exons ATGGCTTTTACAGGAGGTGATTCAACACTCCCTCACCAAGATAGAGAAGAAGAACTGTCTGAACCCAATACCTCCTTGTCCAGTTTCATCAATTCTCGCTTGAACTCCTCCACACCCAGGAGCCGCCAATCCTCCCCGGCTAATTCTCCCCGACCCGGCCCCAGTCGTTTCTCCTTCGCTGATAGATCCTGCGATTCTAAGTATGACTCCTCGTTTCATGGGTTTAACATTTTTGGTTGTCTCTTGGATCAGAAGAAGCAGAAGCCTCGGCAGCAGAGAGCCAGGAGGAAGGTAGGGAAGgtgtggtatgggatgaagcgAGTCAAAGGAATCGTaatcttgattttcttattgggtttatttttgttGGTGGATTGGATCATGCTTTCGCGGCTACAAAACCATGGAATCCATCCCAAAGCTCGCTCTTCTACGAATTCGGCTTCTGTCTCTGCACGG AAAGGGTGGAAGAAGTTTGGTAAAGGAAAAAGTGCACATAAAGGGATCTATGGAAGGATGTTGGCTCTAGCAGCTCATGCCTTGGCAGAG GGACAGAATAAACCTGAGCCAAAAGATTTGTGGCTGGAACCATTTATTCCTGCTTCTTCTTGGAAGCCTTGCGCCGACCAACGTAATTGGGAGCCTAATG AAGGAAAGAATGGATACATTTTGGTCACTGCAAATGGAGGAATGAACCAGCAGAGAGTAGCT GTATGCAATGCTGTCGTTCTTGCCAGATTACTCAATGCAACTCTGGTTGTTCCTAAATTTTTGTATAGTAGCGTTTGGAAAGATGTAAG TCAATTCAGAGATATCTATCAAGAGGAGCATTTTATTAATTACTTGTCACAAGATATTCGGATAGTGAAAGAACTACCCAAGGAGCTGGGATCACTAGATTTGAAATCCATTGGTAGCATT ATTACAGATGAAGACATCAGAAAAGAGGCAAAGCCAAGTTTTTACTTGAAGAATGTTCTCCCTATTCTACTTAAAAATGGAGTTGTACATTTTCTTGGATTTGGAAATCGGTTGGCATTTGATCCAATACCATTTCAACTGCAG AGACTTCGATGCAGATGTAATTTCCATGCTTTGCAATTTGCTCCCAAGATTCAAGAAACTGGGGCTTTAATTCTTCAAAGGCTGCGTCATCATGAAAGTCATCCTGGAGGACCATTGGATCATTATCTTGTTGGTTCATATGCTGAAGCATTTAAGAGACAGAATCAAAGTCATCCAAAGAAAGCTTCCAGATATCTAGCTTTACACTTGAGATTTGAAATTGACATGGTAGCTCATTCTTTATGTGAATTTGGTGGAGGTgaggaagagagaaaagagCTGGAAGCTTATCGTGAAATCCATTTCCCTGCCCTGACACTTCTTAAGAAGACCACAAA ATTACCTTCTCCCCAAGAACTCAGGTCAGAAGGTCTGTGTCCATTAACGCCTGAAGAATCAATACTTATGCTTGCTGCTCTTGGTTTTAATCGAAAGACACGTATATTTGTGGCGGGCTCACAAATATATGGTGGGAGGTCAAGGTTGATTGCTTTGACAAATTTATACCCCAAGTTGGTCACTAAAGAGAATTTGCTTTCACCGACTGAACTTGAACCGTTTGCTAACTTCTCATCTCAG TTAGCAGCACTGGACTACATAGGCTGTGCTGCAGCAGATGCATTTGCTATGACAGATTCAGGTAGTCAGTTATCTTCTTTGGTATCCGGTTTTCGAATATACTATGGTGGAGGGAAAATGGCAACAATAAGGCCAAACAAACGCAGACTCGCAAGCATATTTACAAAGAACTCTACTATTGAGTGGCGTATATTTGAGCAGAGAGTTAGGAAGGCTGTAAGACAAACTAAACATGTCCAAACTAGGCCTAAAGGAAGGAGTGTTTACAGGTATCCAAGGTGTAAAGAGTGTATGTGCAGGACAGAATAA
- the LOC115707696 gene encoding protein STRUBBELIG-RECEPTOR FAMILY 8, which produces MLLHSVETSLLFELRITTMATDSHFARSFFQLVLVAAIFDILPLVKSITDSSDVQALQVMYTSLNSPSQLTGWTSGGGDPCGESWKGITCEGSAVVSIDISGLGLDGTMGYMLANLVSLKNFDVSDNKIHDSVPYQLPPNLTSLNLAKNNLSGNLPYSISIMPSLNYLNVSHNSLSQSIGDVFSNGSALAILDLSFNNFSSDLPNAMGSLSNLSSLYVQNNQLTGSLNVLTSLPLTTLNVANNHFAGWIPGELLSIPSFIYGGNTFDNGPAPPPPPFTPPPPGKSHGNRNHTGSGTHKSDSNGEGEASHSNGGLAIGALVGIILGSVSLALIALLILVVCIRKHKWKDTGARTSGASLSVRTNSVNTDMQEQRVKPMAAVTDLKPPPAEKVMVDRLHGKNGTAKRAKSPITATSYTVASLQTATNSFSQEFLIGEGSLGRVYRADFPNGKIMAVKKIDNAALSLQEEDNFLEAISNMSRLRHPNIVTLAGYCAEHGQRLLVYEYVGNGSLHDMLHFSEDGSKILTWNARVRVALGTARALEYLHEVCLPSVVHRNFKSANILLDEELNPHLSDCGVAALTPNPERQVSTQMVGQFGYSAPEFALSGVYTVKSDVYSFGVVMLELLTGRKPLDSSRVRSEQSLVRWATPQLHDIDALAKMVDPALNGMYAAKSLSRFADIIALCVQPEPEFRPPMSEVVQALVRLVQRASVVKRRSNDESGFSYRTPDHEAIDMSF; this is translated from the exons ATGCTCCTTCACTCAGTTGAAACCTCACTCCTTTTCGAGCTTCGCATTACAACAATGGCCACCGACAGCCACTTTGCTCGTTCGTTCTTTCAGTTAGTGCTTGTAGCTGCGATCTTTGATATTTTGCCTCTTGTTAAGAGCATCACTGATTCTTCCGATG TTCAAGCTCTTCAGGTTATGTATACCTCATTAAATAGCCCTTCTCAGCTCACTGGTTGGACAAGTGGAGGCGGTGATCCATGCGGAGAGTCCTGGAAAGGGATAACTTGTGAGGGTTCAGCTGTTGTTTCCAT AGACATTTCTGGATTGGGACTCGATGGTACGATGGGATACATGCTTGCTAATCTTGTGTCTTTGAAAAATTT TGATGTGAGTGACAACAAAATTCACGATTCAGTCCCATATCAGTTACCGCCGAATCTTACGAGCCT GAATCTCGCAAAAAACAATCTTAGTGGGAATCTTCCTTACTCCATTTCAATCATGCCTTCTCTCAATTACTT GAATGTTAGCCATAACTCACTCTCTCAGTCAATTGGAGACGTTTTCTCTAATGGTTCTGCTCTTGCAATCct GGATCTCTCTTTCAACAACTTTTCAAGTGATCTTCCTAATGCAATGGGTTCATTATCCAATCTTTCTTCTCT CTATGTGCAAAACAATCAATTGACTGGTTCTCTCAATGTTCTGACGAGTTTGCCTTTAACTACACT AAATGTGGCGAACAACCACTTCGCTGGATGGATTCCCGGAGAACTTCTTTCAATCCCGAGTTTTAT ATACGGTGGGAATACATTTGACAATGGTCCTGCTCCTCCGCCGCCACCATTTACTCCACCTCCCCCAGGAAAATCCCATGGTAACCGTAATCATACTGGATCTGGCACACACAAATCAGATTCCAATGGTGAAGGTGAAGCATCTCATTCAAATGGAGGGCTGGCAATTGGGGCATTAGTTGGGATAATTCTAGGCTCTGTGTCTCTTGCTCTCATTGCATTACTTATTCTTGTTGTTTGTATCCGAAAGCATAAATGGAAAGATACTGGTGCAAGAACGTCAGGGGCAAGTCTTTCTGTTCGCACAAATAGTG TAAATACTGATATGCAAGAACAGAGGGTAAAACCCATGGCTGCTGTAACAGATCTCAAACCCCCTCCAGCGGAAAAGGTAATGGTTGATAGGCTGCACGGGAAAAACGGCACTGCAAAGAGAGCAAAGTCACCTATCACTGCTACTTCGTACACAGTTGCTTCTCTTCAGACAGCAACTAACAGCTTTAGTCAAGAATTTCTAATTGGTGAAGGTTCCCTTGGTCGTGTTTACAGAGCTGATTTCCCTAATGGAAAG ATAATGGCTGTTAAGAAAATCGATAATGCAGCACTATCGTTACAGGAAGAAGATAACTTTTTAGAAGCTATTTCAAATATGTCCCGTTTGAGACACCCAAACATTGTGACACTGGCTGGATATTGTGCAGAGCATGGACAACGTCTTCTAGTTTATGAGTATGTTGGAAATGGAAGCTTGCATGACATGCTCCATTTTTCCGAAGATGGAAGTAAGATTCTCACTTGGAATGCTCGCGTTAGGGTAGCACTTGGCACTGCTCGCGCTCTAGA GTACTTGCATGAAGTTTGCTTGCCTTCTGTTGTACATAGAAACTTCAAGTCAGCAAACATTTTACTCGACGAAGAGCTTAATCCTCACTTATCAGATTGTGGAGTAGCTGCCTTGACACCAAATCCAGAACGACAA GTTTCAACACAGATGGTTGGTCAATTTGGATACAGTGCTCCTGAATTCGCGTTGTCAGGAGTCTATACTGTAAAAAGTGATGTTTACAGTTTTGGGGTGGTGATGTTGGAATTGTTGACAGGCCGAAAGCCACTAGACAG TTCAAGAGTTAGATCCGAACAATCACTTGTGAGATGGGCTACTCCCCAACTTCATGATATCGATGCCTTAGCCAAAATGGTTGATCCTGCTCTTAATGGAATGTATGCTGCAAAGTCTCTCTCACGCTTTGCTGACATCATTGCTCTATGTGTTCAG CCGGAACCCGAATTTCGGCCTCCCATGTCTGAAGTTGTACAGGCACTGGTGCGACTAGTCCAAAGGGCCAGCGTGGTGAAGAGGCGTTCCAATGACGAATCTGGTTTTTCATACAGGACCCCTGATCACGAAGCGATTGACATGTCGTTTTAA
- the LOC115707697 gene encoding uncharacterized protein LOC115707697, giving the protein MNKKGLAILMRTRMRPTPNNSTNLSHSNPPINSLVNQNLSNSEENRSNGRDQQGNYNPDASLNNQRNLEHVRESMHSAISMNKTEVLDSVLNDFAEGYFSLSHENRRKLLLVLAKEYDLNRTQVRELIKQYLGLQLPTSENAQSGGIEEDGMLTSFYRIERNLRHALKPMYEVLFERLNTHPGGLKFLSILRSDILSIIAEENFASLRALDSYLKEKLSTWLSPAALELHQITWDDSASLLEKIVAFEAVHPISNLIDLKRRLGVGRRCFGYLHPAIPGEPLIFIEVALMKNIAETIQEVLWDNPPILECEATCALFYSISSTQPGLSGINLGKFLIKRVITLVKRDMPHISTFATLSPIPGYMPWLLSKLASQLKLVEGEETSYSSADSSSTFWENILEREEESQVIEASSEFLGGNNGMEVMYKLLTSTNYEWTKSAKLLSALENPLMRLCARYLLQEKKRGKALDSVANFHLQNGAMIERINWMADRSEKGLRQSGGIMVNYVYRVENIEEYAHSYFSTGHIHASTNLRHYVETKAEPECE; this is encoded by the exons ATGAACAAGAAAGGGTTGGCCATTTTGATGCGAACCAGGATGAGGCCTACGCCTAACAACTCAACAAACCTCTCTCACTCTAACCCTCCTATCAAT AGCTTGGTGAATCAGAATCTCTCCAATTCGGAAGAAAATCGATCAAATGGACGTGATCAACAGGGAAACTATAATCCCGATGCTTCTCTCAATAATCAGAG GAATTTGGAACATGTTCGGGAATCGATGCATTCTGCAATATCAATGAACAAAACTGAAGTTTTAGACTCTGTACTCAATGATTTCGCTGAG GGCTATTTTAGTCTTTCTCATGAAAATCGCCGGAAATTACTTCTTGTGCTTGCCAAGGAGTATGATCTCAATAGGACACAAGTTCGTGAATTGATCAAGCAATATCTTGGACTTCAGCTTCCAACAA GTGAAAATGCACAATCAGGTGGCATAGAAGAGGATGGTATGCTTACGTCTTTTTATCGTATTGAAAGGAATTTGAGACATGCTCTCAAGCCAATGTATGAAGTTCTATTTGAGCGTCTCAACACTCATCCGGGGGGTTTGAAGTTCTTGTCCATTCTTCGATCAGATATTCTATCCATTATCGC AGAGGAAAACTTTGCATCTTTGCGAGCACTGGATTCCTATTTAAAAGAGAAGCTTAGTACATGGTTGAGCCCTGCAGCTTTAGAGCTCCATCAGATCACATGGGATGATTCTGCCTCATTGCTTGAAAAGATTGTGGCTTTTGAg GCTGTGCACCCAATCAGCAACCTTATAGATCTTAAGAGAAGGCTGGGAGTTGGTCGCCGTTGTTTTGGATATTTACATCCAGCAATACCTG GTGAACCCCTTATTTTCATTGAAGTTGCACTTATGAAAAATATTGCTGAAACAATACAG GAAGTTCTGTGGGATAATCCTCCCATACTCGAATGTGAGGCTACTTGCGCATTATTTTACTCCATATCATCAACTCAG CCAGGCTTATCAGGCATTAATCTAGGGAAGTTTCTCATCAAGCGTGTTATTACACTTGTAAAACGAGACATGCCACATATTTCT ACATTTGCAACCCTCAGCCCGATCCCGGGATACATGCCGTGGCTCTTATCTAAGTTGGCATCTCAACTAAAGCTTGTTGAAGGAGAGGAAACATCATATTCATCAGCAGATTCCAGTTCAACATTTTGGGAGAATATACTTGAACGAGAAGAAGAAAGTCAGGTCATAGAAGCTTCAAG TGAGTTCCTTGGGGGAAACAATGGAATGGAAGTGATGTATAAATTGCTGACTTCAACAAACTATGAGTGGACTAAATCAGCTAAATTGCTTTCGGCATTGGAAAACCCTCTAATGCGGCTTTGTGCAAG GTACCTTTtgcaagagaaaaagagaggaaaagcTCTTGATTCTGTAGCAAACTTTCACTTGCAGAATGGAGCA ATGATTGAAAGGATTAATTGGATGGCTGATCGATCAGAAAAAGGCCTTCGTCAAAGTGGGGGAATTATGGTGAACTATGTTTACag GGTAGAGAACATCGAAGAATATGCTCATTCGTATTTCAGCACAGGGCACATACATGCTTCTACCAACCTTCGGCACTACGTTGAG ACGAAGGCAGAACCTGAGTGTGAGTGA
- the LOC115707698 gene encoding chaperonin-like RBCX protein 1, chloroplastic, whose product MVSSGSAVVSLPLNHQLSYFLFPTKPRRTKTNCNCIWSSKPRTSQTHHYSTTPVRCQKMYVPGFGEASPEAKAAKNLHNFFTYIAVRIVGAQLQSYNPEAYKELMEFMDKHSLNDGDKFCASLMRESPRHKGLAMRILEVRSAYCKNDFEWDNLKRLSFKMVDDANTNIMRDYVLETSQADNEKGK is encoded by the exons ATGGTATCTTCAGGCTCAGCAGTAGTATCATTACCTCTGAATCATCAACTTTCATATTTTCTGTTCCCAACAAAACCCAGAAGAACCAAAACTAATTGCAATTGCATTTGGTCCTCCAAACCAAGAACATCTCAAACTCACCACTACTCAACTACTCCTGTACGATGCCAAAAGATGTATGTCCCTG GATTTGGAgaagcatcaccagaagcaaaAGCAGCCAAAAACCTGCATAATTTCTTCACTTACATAGCAGTTAGGATTGTCGGTGCTCAGCTTCAG AGTTACAATCCCGAGGCATACAAAGAGCTGATGGAATTTATGGATAAACACTCGTTGAATGATGGGGACAAATTTTGTGCTAGTTTGATGAGAGAATCTCCTAGGCATAAAGGTCTAG CTATGAGAATTTTAGAG GTTCGCTCTGCCTATTGCAAGAATGATTTTGAGTGGGACAACTTAAAAAGACTATCTTTCAAG ATGGTGGATGATGCCAACACTAACATCATGAGAGACTATGTCTTGGAAACAAGTCAGGCAGACAATGAGAAGGGAAAATGA
- the LOC115704915 gene encoding lysM domain receptor-like kinase 3, whose protein sequence is MVVRTSFLILLAFQVFLLLSFRAKAKCKTGCNLALASYFVWEGSNLSYISTIFGQNFTEILRYNPQVPNKDSIITGTRINVPFSCECLNTDFLGHTFTYKTQFGDTYDKVAEIAFANLTTEDWVHRVNRYKPTRIPAGSPINVTVNCTCGDRHVSKDYGLFATYPLRSEDNLSSVAAVAGVPPELLELYNPGQSFSAGNGIVFVPTKDGEGNFRPLKSSIINEAGISRRDIAGISVAAIAGTTLVAFGIYFGVLHYKRNNKLVEPLTLLPVASDQDHGCGGSCSSSKQTISALSVGSTSTGITVEKSVEFSYQELAKATNDFSLDNKIGQGGFGSVYYAELRGEKAALKKMDMQASNEFLAELRILTHVHHLNLVRLIGFCVEGSLFLVYEYIENGNLSQHLRGSGRDPLTWSSRVQIALDSARGLEYIHEHTVPLYIHRDIKSPNILIDKNFRGKVADFGLTKLTEYGSTSLQTRLVGTFGYMPPEYAQYGDVSPKVDVYAFGVVLYELISAKEAVVRTKESPTSTESKALVALFEDVLTQPDPKEDLIKLIDPRLGQNYPFDSVLKMAQLAKACTHDSPQLRPSMRSIVVALMTLTSTTEDWDVGSFYENQALTNLMTGR, encoded by the exons ATGGTTGTAAGAACATCATTTTTGATCTTATTAGCCTTTCAAGTTTTTCTCTTGTTATCTTTTAGAGCCAAAGCCAAGTGTAAAACTGGCTGCAACCTTGCTTTGGCCTCATATTTTGTTTGGGAAGGATCTAATTTGAGTTATATCAGCACCATATTTGGTCAAAATTTCACTGAGATACTTAGATACAATCCTCAGGTACCCAACAAAGACAGCATCATTACAGGCACCAGAATCAATGTACCCTTCTCTTGTGAGTGCTTAAATACTGATTTTTTGGGTCATACTTTCACATACAAGACACAGTTTGGGGACACATATGACAAAGTTGCTGAAATTGCTTTTGCTAATCTCACCACTGAGGATTGGGTGCACAGAGTGAACAGGTATAAACCAACTAGGATACCAGCTGGTTCTCCAATCAATGTAACCGTCAACTGCACATGCGGTGATAGACACGTGTCAAAGGATTACGGGCTGTTTGCCACGTACCCTCTTCGGTCGGAAGATAACTTGTCCTCCGTGGCAGCGGTGGCCGGCGTTCCACCCGAGTTGCTTGAGCTGTACAACCCGGGGCAGAGCTTTAGTGCAGGGAATGGCATTGTTTTTGTGCCTACAAAAG ATGGAGAAGGAAACTTTCGGCCACTCAAGTCAAG TATCATCAATGAAGCAGGAATTTCACGTAGAGACATAGCAGGCATATCTGTTGCGGCCATTGCTGGGACAACACTAGTGGCATTTGGTATATACTTTGGGGTACTTCACTACAAAAGGAACAACAAGTTAGTGGAGCCCTTAACTCTGCTACCGGTTGCATCTGATCAAGACCATg GCTGTGGTGGAAGCTGTAGTAGTTCAAAGCAGACAATATCAGCATTATCGGTTGGGAGTACTAGTACAGGTATTACTGTGGAGAAATCAGTTGAATTCTCATACCAAGAACTTGCCAAGGCTACTAATGACTTTAGCTTGGATAACAAGATTGGCCAAGGTGGTTTTGGCTCTGTTTACTATGCAGAGCTTAGAGGAGAG AAAGCGGCATTGAAGAAGATGGATATGCAAGCTTCAAATGAATTTCTTGCTGAACTCAGGATTCTAACTCATGTTCATCATTTGAATCTG GTGCGGTTGATAGGTTTTTGTGTGGAGGGCTCCTTATTCTTAGTTTATGAGTACATTGAAAATGGGAATTTGAGTCAGCATTTGCGTGGATCAG GTAGAGACCCGTTGACATGGTCAAGTCGAGTCCAAATAGCATTGGATTCAGCTAGAGGACTTGAATATATCCATGAACACACTGTGCCTCTCTACATCCACCGTGATATTAAGTCACCAAACATTTTAATAGACAAAAACTTCCGTGGAAAG GTTGCAGATTTTGGACTTACAAAATTGACTGAATATGGGAGTACTTCATTGCAGACACGTCTTGTGGGTACATTTGGATATATGCCCCCTGA ATATGCTCAGTATGGTGATGTCTCCCCAAAAGtagatgtttatgcttttggagtTGTCCTTTATGAGCTTATATCAGCCAAAGAAGCTGTAGTCAGGACCAAAGAATCTCCTACTTCCACCGAATCAAAGGCACTTGTTGCTTTG TTTGAAGATGTTCTTACTCAGCCTGATCCCAAAGAAGATCTCATCAAATTAATTGACCCTAGGCTCGGCCAAAACTACCCATTTGACTCGGTTTTGAAG ATGGCACAGCTTGCGAAAGCTTGTACACATGATAGTCCTCAACTTAGGCCAAGCATGAGGTCAATAGTGGTTGCACTAATGACACTTACATCTACAACTGAGGATTGGGATGTTGGTTCCTTCTACGAAAATCAAGCTTTAACCAATCTAATGACAGGAAGGTAG